One region of Phycisphaerae bacterium genomic DNA includes:
- a CDS encoding lysoplasmalogenase, translating into MRQDRRRWAGFLILTLATVTSVVLAAGLPYAVPDMAWLTYLFKPLSTALLVVTAAVGSPSSPGLYRWSIVAGLVCSLAGDTFLMLPGDWFLPGLVSFLLAHLCYLVAFTSDCPVAPRRVPLVAWSILGAALVSFLWGDVPRGLRAPVVLYTGFILAMAAQAAGRALVLKKPGAIVACVGAALFVLSDSVLAVARFQGGFAFSGLLVLVPYFAGQWLIAVSVTFCVRTGGCGGENVSVA; encoded by the coding sequence CACGCTGGCTACGGTCACGTCCGTCGTGCTGGCCGCCGGACTTCCGTATGCCGTGCCGGACATGGCTTGGTTGACCTACCTTTTCAAGCCCTTGAGTACGGCTCTGCTGGTGGTCACCGCCGCAGTGGGCTCGCCGTCCAGCCCCGGTCTTTATAGGTGGAGTATTGTTGCCGGACTGGTTTGCTCCCTGGCAGGGGACACCTTCCTGATGCTGCCCGGAGACTGGTTCCTACCGGGCCTGGTGAGTTTCCTCCTTGCCCACCTGTGCTATCTCGTGGCCTTCACCTCGGACTGCCCGGTCGCTCCTCGAAGGGTGCCGCTCGTGGCCTGGAGCATTCTGGGGGCGGCCTTGGTGTCGTTTCTCTGGGGCGACGTTCCGCGTGGCCTGCGCGCGCCCGTCGTTCTGTACACCGGGTTCATACTGGCGATGGCCGCCCAGGCCGCGGGCCGGGCGCTGGTGCTGAAGAAGCCAGGCGCGATCGTGGCCTGCGTTGGGGCCGCCTTGTTTGTCCTGTCGGACAGTGTTCTGGCCGTTGCTCGTTTCCAGGGCGGTTTTGCCTTCTCTGGGCTGTTGGTCCTGGTGCCCTATTTCGCCGGGCAATGGCTGATTGCGGTCTCAGTGACTTTCTGCGTCCGGACCGGTGGCTGTGGCGGGGAAAATGTCTCGGTGGCGTGA